Genomic segment of Parabacteroides pacaensis:
GAATATCCCGAACAATTAGTTGCAACAGGTAATAAATTGTATGTAACTAATTCCGGATATGGAATTGCGAATACAGTATCGGTAATAGACTTAAATAACTTTACAGAGGAAAAGAAAATTAAAGTTGTTTTAAATCCTACCGAGATAGCAGCCGACAAAGATGGAAATGTATATGTCATTTCTATGGGTAATTACGGGGATATAGAAAATACATTACAAAAAATAGATCCGGAAACCTACCAAGTTGCGACTATTACAAATGCGACTAAAATGGCCGTAGGAAATGATAAAATTTATTTAATGTATTCGCAATATGATGCAGAATGGCATCAGACCATTACTTTCTTTTCGTATGATTTAGCTTCTAAAACCGTAAATAATTCTTCTTTTATAACGGACGGAACGGTAATTGCAAAGCCTTATTCTATTTCCATTGATCCCTCAACAGAAGATATTTATCTTTTTGAATCTGATTACACAACAACAGGATCTTTGCACATCTTTGATTCTACAGGCAAATTGAAAAAGAATCTGAATGATACCTATGGTATAAATCCGATGGGTGCTTATTTTTATTAAATCCGGCCATATTTCGGCAGGTGAAACGTGTAAATCGCTTTTTTCTTAAGAAACATTCTACTTCTCATAGGAAGAAGTGGAATGTTTTTTTATCCTACATAAAGGAATGTTCCAGACAAATTTCCTTATAAAAATGAAGAAGAAACCTTACATTTCTAAAAATAGAAATAACAGAAGAAACATAAAAAAAATGAATTTTGATATAGTCGATTTTTTTTTATTGAAAAGTTCTTCTACTTTTATCCGCCATTATAATGTTTATAATCAGGATTTTTCTAAACGATAGCTATTAATAATGGAGTGAATATGAATGAATTTGATCTTGTAGAAGGTATAAAACAAGGCAAGAATGAGGCTTATAAATATCTGTTTACACATTATTATTCGATTTTATGCCAAATTGCTTATGAATTTGTAGAAGATGATTTTATTTCCCAATCCATTGTAAGTGATGTCTTTTTCAAATTATGGGAAAGAAGAGAAAAGCTTTATATCGATAAATCTATCCAACGCTATTTGATTAAAGCCGTAAAGAATACTTGCTTGGACTATCTAAATAGTAATGCTTATAAAAAAGAACATTCTTGTAGTCAAGAATTAAGAGACTTACTTTTTGAAACGCTAGCCGATGAAAATGTTACTCCGCTTGAAAACTTGAGTTCAAAAGAACTAGAAAACCAGATAGATTCTTTATTAGCTTCTCTTTCACCGGAAACCAGACGTGTTTTTATATTGAATCGCTTTTATAATTTATCGTATATATTAATTGCTGAGAAATTAGGAATATCTGTAAATACGGTTAAATATCACATAAAAAAAGCATTAGCCTATTTTCATACCCATTTAAAAGATTATTTGAAACTGCTTCTTCTTTTCATGTTCAAATAAAATTAAAAAAGCGACTACCCTCTTCACTATAAATTCCGTCTTTTATTATAAAAGACATAATATGAAGACGGACAAAGAATATATAGATTATTTAATAATTTCTTTTTTAAACCATTCTCTCCCCGAAGAGGATCTAAAATATCTTTATGAATGGGCAAAGGAGAGAAAAGAAAACAAAGAATATTTACTTTCTTTTCAAAAGACAGCACTCCTCCTAGATTCTCGCAGGTGGAAAAAATACAATAGCCGGTTAGCTTATCAATCTTTTTTGAAGCGGCAGGGAAAGAAAGTTCCAAACAGGTTGATACGTTTTGCCGGAATGTTTACAAAATATGCTGCCATTTTAGTGATTTGTTGTTTTGCAGGACTTTATTTTTATTCTCATTTCCAACCGAATCTATCTAAAGAAAAAGAGATTGTAGTATGTATACCTAATGGAGAATATTCATTTTTTTATTTGCCGGACAGTACGGAAGTTTGGTTGAATGCCGGGAGCCAGTTTAGATACACTACAGGATATGGAATAAACAACCGGAATGTGTTTTTGAAAGGAGAAGCTTATTTTAGTGTGAAGAAACATCGGAAACTCCCTTTTATTGTTAAAACGGATTCTATTTCTGTAAAAGTATATGGAACTAAGTTCTCCATATGTAATTATCCAGGTATGGAAACCGTCAAGGTTGCATTGGAAGAAGGTAAGATCGCATTAAATTTTAGTGCTGTAGATTCTACGCTCTTTGTAAAACCACAAGAAGAGATTATTTATAAAAAAGGCAAAGCCGGATATTTTAAAAAGTACATCGATAATCAAAATGTAGCAGGTTGGAGAAAAGGAAACCTACGGTTTGACGAAGAATCGTTAGGAGATATAATACAGACGCTCGAACGACAATACAATGTTAATATCCAAATAGAAAAATCCAGTTATTACAAAAAAATATTTTATGGTAGTTTTTCCACCCGCCAATCCATTACAGAAGTCTTGGACATTATGTGTGACGGTATCGATCTTCAATATTCCTATAAAAACAATACATACATTATTCATTCAAAAAAATAAAAAGCTATGGCAAATACTACTTAAAAAAGAAAAAGAGAGAAATAGAAAAGGTTGGGAACAGCCTGGATCTTGTTTTTAGTTAATCTATTTATTTCTAAATTTATAAAGTATGAAAACACACTTTTATCATGAGAAAATAGTATCTTATTTGGGATTAAAGAATCCCTTTCTTAAAGGAAAGCAATTCTCCTTTATTTTTATTGCGTTGGTTTTAGCGCAGAATGTTTTGTGTAAAGATACAAAACAAACCGCTTTTTTATTAAGTATCAATCTACAAAAAGTAAGTATCAAAGAAGTTTTCTTGTATATTGAAAATAAAAGTGATTACTCTTTTTGGGTAGAAACGGACATTATTGACCTAAACGATAAAGTTTCTGTAATTTT
This window contains:
- a CDS encoding RNA polymerase sigma-70 factor; this translates as MNEFDLVEGIKQGKNEAYKYLFTHYYSILCQIAYEFVEDDFISQSIVSDVFFKLWERREKLYIDKSIQRYLIKAVKNTCLDYLNSNAYKKEHSCSQELRDLLFETLADENVTPLENLSSKELENQIDSLLASLSPETRRVFILNRFYNLSYILIAEKLGISVNTVKYHIKKALAYFHTHLKDYLKLLLLFMFK
- a CDS encoding FecR family protein: MKTDKEYIDYLIISFLNHSLPEEDLKYLYEWAKERKENKEYLLSFQKTALLLDSRRWKKYNSRLAYQSFLKRQGKKVPNRLIRFAGMFTKYAAILVICCFAGLYFYSHFQPNLSKEKEIVVCIPNGEYSFFYLPDSTEVWLNAGSQFRYTTGYGINNRNVFLKGEAYFSVKKHRKLPFIVKTDSISVKVYGTKFSICNYPGMETVKVALEEGKIALNFSAVDSTLFVKPQEEIIYKKGKAGYFKKYIDNQNVAGWRKGNLRFDEESLGDIIQTLERQYNVNIQIEKSSYYKKIFYGSFSTRQSITEVLDIMCDGIDLQYSYKNNTYIIHSKK